Proteins encoded within one genomic window of Candidatus Thiodiazotropha endoloripes:
- a CDS encoding sigma-E factor negative regulatory protein, which translates to MTEQEYERLSALVDNEISEEEISMEINKLSNNKVNRDTWSRYHLIGDAMRGETGSLYNPDLAQAISKQLESEPVVLAPAAIKRRPGLKKRSYTGLAVAASLAAVAVVMAPQLINPEGSEAPPANIASTQEPATETLYVAEDGTRWELLKKPEVVSRLNAYLVNHQERSPSSNIKGIMPFATFVSYDENKQK; encoded by the coding sequence ATGACTGAGCAAGAGTACGAAAGATTATCCGCGCTGGTTGATAATGAGATTTCAGAAGAAGAAATCTCTATGGAAATTAATAAGTTGTCGAATAATAAGGTGAACCGGGATACCTGGTCCAGGTACCATTTGATCGGTGATGCCATGCGTGGTGAGACAGGCTCACTGTATAACCCGGATTTGGCACAGGCGATCAGCAAGCAACTGGAAAGTGAACCGGTGGTGCTGGCTCCGGCAGCAATCAAACGTCGTCCAGGTTTGAAGAAGCGTTCCTATACAGGCTTGGCTGTCGCTGCGTCTTTAGCCGCAGTCGCGGTGGTGATGGCCCCTCAGTTGATCAATCCGGAGGGATCCGAAGCACCGCCGGCGAATATCGCCTCGACTCAGGAGCCTGCCACAGAGACCCTCTATGTCGCGGAAGACGGCACTCGCTGGGAGCTGCTGAAAAAACCCGAAGTGGTATCGCGGCTTAACGCCTATCTGGTCAATCATCAGGAAAGGTCACCGTCGAGCAACATCAAAGGGATCATGCCCTTTGCAACGTTCGTCAGTTACGATGAAAACAAACAAAAATAA
- the lepA gene encoding translation elongation factor 4, with translation MADLQHIRNFSIIAHIDHGKSTIADRFIQTCGGLSDREMADQVCDSMELERERGITIKAQSVTLEYQAKDGITYQLNFIDTPGHVDFSYEVSRSLAACEGALLVVDAAQGVEAQSVANCYTAIEQGLEVLPVLNKIDLPSAEPERVINEIEEIIGIEADQAVHVSAKTGLGIESLLEQLVATIPPPAGDYEAPLQALIIDSWFDSYVGVISLIRVMNGEIKPKDKMRIMSTGRVFQVEQVGVFTPKQLSQPSLKAGEVGYLIAGIKEVDGAPVGDTITLENRQADQPLPGFEEMHPRVFSGLYPVSSDDYEGLRDALQKLRLNDSALHYEPETSQALGFGFRCGFLGMLHMEIVQERLEREYDLDLITTAPSVVYEVLKSDGELIHIENPAALPDPGKLEEVREPIIVATILVPQDYLGNVITLCIEKRGVQKNLQYLAGQVQLSYELPMNEVVLDFFDRLKSVSRGYASFEYEFTHFQAAPLVKLDILINGDRVDALSLIVHKDQAQFRGRDLTSKMKEIIPRQMFEVAIQAAIGSKIIARTTVKALRKNVTAKCYGGDITRKRKLLEKQKAGKKRMKQVGKVEIPQDAFLAVLQVGKDN, from the coding sequence ATGGCTGATCTTCAACACATCCGCAACTTTTCCATTATTGCCCATATCGATCATGGTAAATCCACCATCGCCGATCGGTTCATTCAGACCTGTGGTGGCCTGAGCGATCGGGAGATGGCTGACCAGGTGTGTGACTCCATGGAATTGGAGCGGGAGCGGGGCATCACCATCAAAGCCCAAAGCGTCACCCTGGAATATCAGGCCAAAGATGGAATCACCTACCAGCTCAACTTCATTGATACGCCTGGTCATGTGGATTTCTCCTACGAGGTTTCCCGCTCCCTGGCGGCCTGTGAAGGGGCGCTGCTGGTGGTGGATGCGGCTCAGGGCGTTGAGGCTCAGAGTGTGGCAAATTGCTATACCGCAATCGAGCAGGGGCTGGAGGTTCTGCCGGTACTCAACAAAATCGATCTCCCATCCGCAGAACCGGAACGGGTCATCAATGAAATTGAAGAGATCATCGGTATCGAGGCCGATCAGGCAGTCCACGTAAGTGCCAAGACCGGCTTGGGCATCGAGTCGCTGTTGGAGCAACTGGTTGCCACGATCCCCCCTCCAGCCGGCGACTATGAAGCACCGCTGCAAGCGCTGATCATTGATTCCTGGTTCGACTCCTATGTCGGGGTCATTTCACTGATCAGGGTAATGAACGGAGAGATCAAGCCGAAAGACAAGATGCGGATCATGTCGACCGGACGGGTTTTCCAGGTTGAACAGGTTGGTGTATTCACCCCCAAACAGCTCAGTCAACCCTCATTGAAAGCGGGAGAGGTTGGCTACCTGATCGCCGGTATCAAAGAGGTCGACGGTGCGCCCGTCGGAGACACTATCACCTTGGAAAACCGTCAGGCCGACCAGCCTCTGCCGGGATTCGAGGAGATGCATCCACGGGTTTTCTCCGGACTCTATCCAGTTAGCTCCGATGACTATGAGGGTCTGCGGGATGCACTGCAGAAACTGCGCCTCAATGACTCGGCACTGCACTATGAGCCGGAAACCTCACAGGCCCTGGGATTTGGTTTCCGTTGTGGCTTCCTCGGTATGCTGCATATGGAGATTGTTCAGGAACGGCTCGAACGTGAGTATGACCTGGATCTGATCACGACCGCACCTTCCGTGGTTTACGAAGTGTTGAAAAGTGACGGTGAACTCATTCATATCGAAAATCCAGCGGCACTCCCTGATCCAGGTAAGTTGGAAGAGGTGCGCGAACCGATTATTGTTGCAACCATTCTGGTACCACAAGACTATCTGGGTAACGTCATTACGCTTTGTATTGAGAAGCGTGGGGTACAGAAAAATCTGCAATATCTGGCCGGACAGGTGCAGTTAAGTTATGAGTTGCCGATGAATGAAGTGGTGCTCGACTTTTTTGATCGTCTGAAGTCGGTGAGTCGGGGCTATGCCTCTTTTGAATATGAGTTTACCCATTTTCAGGCCGCCCCGCTGGTCAAGCTCGATATTCTGATCAATGGTGATCGAGTGGATGCACTTTCACTGATCGTGCATAAGGATCAGGCTCAGTTCAGAGGACGGGATCTGACCTCGAAGATGAAAGAGATCATCCCGAGGCAGATGTTCGAGGTGGCCATCCAGGCCGCGATTGGCAGCAAGATAATTGCCCGTACCACGGTCAAGGCATTGAGAAAGAATGTCACCGCCAAATGTTATGGTGGTGATATTACACGAAAGCGTAAACTGCTGGAGAAGCAGAAAGCTGGTAAAAAACGCATGAAGCAGGTTGGTAAGGTAGAGATACCACAGGACGCCTTTCTTGCTGTGCTTCAGGTCGGCAAGGATAATTAG
- a CDS encoding DUF4845 domain-containing protein, producing MQSIKKQRGLTFISWLVILIVAGFLVMVGIKITPVYIDHFAVKSALESIKNEPFAERKSKVELRNIILKRLNINSIRHVTKDHISIKSAPGSRTLNINYEVRRHIAYNAALVMTFDETVEITAN from the coding sequence ATGCAATCCATCAAAAAACAGCGTGGACTTACATTCATCAGCTGGCTGGTTATCTTAATTGTTGCTGGATTTCTGGTGATGGTTGGTATCAAGATAACCCCGGTATATATTGACCACTTTGCGGTAAAATCTGCTCTTGAATCAATTAAGAATGAACCTTTTGCAGAGAGGAAATCCAAAGTTGAATTACGCAACATCATATTAAAGCGCCTTAATATCAATAGTATTCGCCATGTTACTAAAGATCATATTAGTATTAAGAGCGCACCAGGCTCTAGGACTCTCAATATTAACTACGAGGTTCGTCGGCATATTGCGTATAATGCAGCCCTTGTCATGACTTTTGATGAGACAGTAGAGATAACTGCGAATTGA
- the recO gene encoding DNA repair protein RecO: MSRINFIPAYVLHRRDYQNSSLLVELFTPNEGRLPAIAKGAKSGRSNKAILLQPFLPLRVSLSGRGEIKSLVEVEQDGQPFKLSGDRIYCGFYLNELIVRLIERGDPFPSLFVHYCQNLAQLASAEPVGQILRQFELQLLTELGYGLLLDHTADSGELIREELLYDYHIEEGPVLSSPGSSGMKIHGSTLIGLHNGDSLAKQSAKEAKQLMRFVLSHYLGDKPLKSRELFTGPSGG, translated from the coding sequence ATGTCCCGTATCAACTTCATACCAGCCTATGTTCTGCACAGGCGTGATTACCAGAATTCCAGTCTACTGGTGGAACTGTTCACGCCAAATGAAGGACGTCTTCCGGCGATCGCCAAAGGTGCTAAATCGGGGCGTTCAAACAAGGCAATTCTATTACAGCCCTTTCTGCCTCTACGAGTCTCGCTCAGTGGGCGTGGAGAGATCAAAAGCCTGGTCGAAGTGGAACAGGATGGTCAACCATTCAAACTGTCTGGCGATCGTATCTATTGCGGCTTTTACCTGAATGAGCTGATCGTGAGGTTGATCGAAAGGGGGGATCCATTCCCATCTCTGTTTGTTCACTATTGTCAGAATCTTGCGCAGCTGGCCTCAGCCGAGCCTGTCGGCCAGATACTGAGACAATTTGAACTGCAGCTGCTAACAGAGCTGGGTTATGGGTTGTTACTGGATCACACGGCGGATAGTGGGGAACTCATAAGAGAGGAGTTACTCTACGATTATCACATTGAAGAGGGGCCTGTACTATCGTCACCTGGGAGTTCAGGGATGAAAATTCATGGCAGTACCCTGATCGGTTTGCACAATGGTGATTCATTGGCAAAACAGTCTGCTAAAGAGGCAAAACAGTTGATGCGTTTTGTGCTCTCCCATTACCTGGGAGACAAGCCTTTGAAAAGCCGGGAGCTCTTTACCGGACCATCGGGTGGATGA
- a CDS encoding MucB/RseB C-terminal domain-containing protein produces the protein MNFSSSRAASRQYWIGFLLLLFCQPIFAAEQLTPRDWLERMMDAVQKLNYQGTFVYLHDNQLEIMKIAHAVNGDKVRESLMSLNGAPREVIRDEESVTCVMPGSNEVSVDKRSPSKKFLNILPQDLAQLEDHYSFRMSGNDRIANRQAQVVVIMPNDRLRYGYRFYLDLESGLPLKSDLMNEHGEAVEQTMFTDLEIGVAEISELHQRESLFTYRLKNNEGTSLSNEADSRWDFLKLPAGFRLSMQHQLHDPMLSAPIEQYVFSDGLGSLSVFIEAETRSEAFSGVSRLGAINAWGGQVAGYQVTAVGEVPAVTILGVVQGMKLKGSND, from the coding sequence ATGAATTTTTCGTCTTCCAGAGCTGCTTCGAGACAATACTGGATTGGTTTTCTTCTGCTGCTGTTCTGCCAGCCAATTTTCGCCGCTGAGCAGCTTACCCCCAGGGATTGGCTTGAGCGAATGATGGATGCGGTGCAAAAGCTGAACTACCAGGGAACCTTTGTCTATCTTCATGACAATCAACTGGAGATCATGAAAATCGCCCACGCGGTGAACGGGGACAAGGTCAGAGAGAGCCTGATGTCTCTGAATGGTGCACCCCGTGAAGTAATTCGTGATGAAGAGTCGGTAACCTGTGTCATGCCTGGCAGTAATGAAGTGTCAGTGGACAAGCGCTCCCCAAGCAAGAAATTTCTCAATATTCTGCCTCAGGACCTGGCCCAGCTTGAGGATCACTACAGTTTTCGCATGAGCGGTAATGACCGAATCGCCAATCGCCAGGCTCAGGTGGTGGTGATCATGCCCAATGACCGGCTTCGCTACGGCTATCGTTTCTACCTGGATCTAGAGAGCGGTCTACCGCTCAAATCGGATTTGATGAATGAGCATGGTGAAGCGGTGGAGCAGACCATGTTCACCGATCTGGAGATCGGTGTTGCTGAGATCAGTGAACTACACCAGAGAGAGTCGTTGTTCACCTACCGGTTGAAAAATAATGAAGGCACCAGTCTCTCCAATGAGGCTGACAGTCGATGGGATTTTCTCAAGCTTCCTGCCGGATTCCGATTGAGTATGCAGCACCAGCTGCACGATCCGATGTTGAGTGCGCCAATCGAGCAGTATGTGTTCAGTGATGGATTGGGTTCATTATCTGTTTTTATCGAAGCGGAAACCCGTAGCGAAGCTTTCAGTGGTGTATCCCGATTGGGTGCGATCAATGCCTGGGGTGGTCAGGTCGCCGGCTATCAGGTGACCGCCGTTGGCGAAGTGCCCGCTGTCACCATACTGGGTGTGGTTCAAGGGATGAAGCTGAAGGGCTCGAATGATTGA
- the lepB gene encoding signal peptidase I, with product MNFDFPTFLVVASAVTGGIWLLDSIFFANKRSAMAPDVGEEADDSSQPVRKEPLLVEYSKSFFPVIFAVLILRSFLVEPFRIPSGSMMPTLLVGDFILVNKFSYGIRLPVLNKKVIDLGDPQRGDPVVFRYPKQPWIDYIKRVVAVPGDKLYYRNKTLFVNGEPMKQMLLGQYTGVGSGSRMTGAVMAAENLDGIEHNILINPLAPDLPMGCQVLRQGPITVPEGQYFVMGDNRDNSNDSRCWGFVPDENLVGKAFGIWMNWDSNISGFPPIAWERIGKGID from the coding sequence ATGAATTTCGATTTTCCAACTTTTCTTGTTGTTGCCAGCGCAGTGACTGGTGGCATCTGGCTATTGGATAGCATATTCTTTGCCAACAAACGAAGTGCAATGGCTCCGGATGTGGGTGAAGAGGCCGATGATTCAAGTCAACCGGTTAGAAAAGAGCCATTGCTGGTTGAGTACTCTAAATCCTTCTTCCCGGTAATATTCGCCGTACTCATTTTACGCTCTTTCCTGGTAGAACCTTTTCGTATTCCCTCTGGTTCGATGATGCCAACCCTGCTGGTTGGTGACTTCATTCTGGTGAATAAATTCAGTTACGGTATTCGACTGCCCGTTTTAAATAAAAAAGTGATCGATCTGGGTGATCCTCAGCGAGGTGATCCGGTTGTCTTCCGCTATCCGAAACAACCCTGGATCGACTATATTAAACGGGTAGTGGCTGTTCCTGGAGATAAGCTCTACTATCGTAATAAAACCCTTTTCGTCAATGGCGAACCGATGAAACAGATGCTGTTGGGTCAGTACACCGGTGTAGGGAGTGGCTCCCGTATGACCGGCGCGGTCATGGCGGCTGAGAATCTAGATGGGATTGAGCACAATATTCTGATCAACCCACTGGCACCCGATCTGCCAATGGGGTGTCAGGTTCTGAGGCAAGGACCGATAACGGTTCCTGAAGGGCAATATTTTGTCATGGGTGATAATCGTGACAATAGTAATGACAGTCGCTGCTGGGGCTTTGTGCCCGATGAGAATCTTGTTGGCAAAGCATTTGGTATCTGGATGAACTGGGATTCCAATATCAGCGGTTTTCCACCAATTGCCTGGGAGAGAATCGGTAAAGGCATCGATTAG
- the rnc gene encoding ribonuclease III — translation MKADAEKLCRDLGYTFNQQELIEQALTHRSAGGKNNERLEYLGDSILGFVIADALFSHFSKATEGQLSRLRSTLVKRDTLAQVAREFNLGDYLKLGQGELRSGGQSRDSILADSFEAVLAAVYLDGGYEATRSVILKIFSPRLIALSPENQQKDPKTQLQEHLQAIKVSLPSYTILDVSGDPHAQHFKVECVVEDLQKKSKGEGHSRRKAEQDAASKMLSDLNNE, via the coding sequence TTGAAGGCTGACGCTGAAAAACTATGCCGAGATCTAGGCTATACTTTCAATCAACAAGAGCTGATTGAACAGGCTTTGACTCACCGCAGTGCCGGTGGAAAAAACAACGAACGTCTAGAGTACCTGGGTGATTCCATTCTGGGATTTGTGATTGCTGACGCGCTCTTCAGCCATTTTTCCAAGGCCACCGAAGGACAGTTAAGTCGGCTTCGCTCCACATTGGTTAAACGGGATACACTCGCTCAGGTCGCAAGGGAGTTCAATCTTGGGGATTATCTGAAACTCGGGCAGGGTGAGCTGCGCAGTGGTGGTCAAAGCAGGGATTCCATTTTGGCTGACAGTTTTGAAGCAGTTTTGGCAGCGGTCTATCTTGATGGTGGCTATGAAGCAACCCGCTCAGTAATTCTGAAAATATTCTCACCCAGGTTGATTGCACTGAGTCCGGAAAACCAGCAGAAAGATCCCAAAACCCAACTGCAAGAGCATCTACAGGCTATAAAGGTCTCGCTTCCCAGCTACACCATTTTGGATGTCAGTGGAGATCCTCATGCCCAGCATTTCAAGGTTGAGTGCGTAGTTGAAGACCTTCAGAAAAAGAGTAAGGGTGAAGGTCACAGTCGAAGAAAGGCGGAGCAGGATGCTGCATCCAAAATGTTGTCGGATCTGAATAATGAGTAA
- the rpoE gene encoding RNA polymerase sigma factor RpoE, which translates to MGERLIDQELVARVQQGDKKAFDLLVLKYQQKITNLISRYIRDPHEVLDVTQEAFIKAYRAIPKFRGDSAFYTWLYRIAINTAKNYLVAQGRRPPSDDVEAEVAEQMDVGVRLKETGTPENHVLTEEITMTVQQAIDDLPEDLRTAIVLRELEGMSYEEIANAMSCPVGTVRSRIFRAREAIDKRLSPLLKP; encoded by the coding sequence ATGGGCGAGCGGTTAATTGATCAGGAACTCGTAGCTCGAGTTCAACAGGGTGACAAAAAGGCGTTTGACCTGCTGGTGCTGAAGTATCAGCAGAAAATCACCAATCTGATCTCCCGCTATATCCGAGATCCTCATGAGGTGCTGGATGTGACCCAGGAAGCCTTTATCAAGGCCTATCGGGCCATACCCAAGTTTCGGGGTGACAGTGCTTTTTATACGTGGCTCTACCGAATAGCCATCAATACTGCGAAAAACTACCTCGTAGCCCAGGGACGACGCCCCCCTTCAGATGATGTGGAGGCAGAAGTGGCTGAACAAATGGATGTTGGTGTGCGTCTAAAGGAGACAGGTACACCGGAAAACCATGTATTGACCGAAGAGATTACCATGACGGTTCAGCAGGCGATCGATGATCTGCCTGAAGATCTGAGAACCGCCATTGTACTGAGAGAGCTGGAAGGCATGAGTTATGAAGAGATCGCCAATGCCATGTCCTGTCCTGTAGGCACGGTTCGCTCCCGTATATTCCGGGCGCGTGAGGCGATTGATAAAAGACTGAGCCCATTATTGAAACCTTAA
- the pdxJ gene encoding pyridoxine 5'-phosphate synthase, with translation MTKNVMLLGVNIDHVATLRQARGTRYPEPVQAALTAEQAGADAITLHLREDRRHIQDRDVEILSDLLQTRMNLEMAATSEMAAIATRFQPHDCCLVPEKREELTTEGGLDVASKLDYMTDYCSELNEAGIRVSLFIDADLKQLDAAKASGAPVVEIHTGHYADATSETVRQAELKRIVDAVAYGKGLGLQVNAGHGLDYHNVASIVEIEGIRELNIGHSIVCRALFTGFDQAVREMKGLMSR, from the coding sequence ATGACAAAGAATGTAATGTTACTTGGGGTTAATATCGACCATGTGGCGACTTTGCGTCAGGCTCGGGGTACCCGATATCCGGAGCCGGTACAGGCTGCACTGACTGCCGAGCAGGCGGGAGCCGATGCAATAACACTACATCTGCGTGAGGACCGACGTCATATTCAGGATCGGGATGTGGAGATACTCTCCGATCTCTTGCAGACGCGGATGAACCTGGAAATGGCGGCAACATCTGAAATGGCAGCCATCGCCACCCGGTTTCAACCCCATGATTGTTGCCTGGTACCGGAGAAACGTGAAGAGTTGACCACCGAGGGTGGTCTTGATGTGGCTTCCAAACTCGATTATATGACCGATTACTGCTCCGAATTGAACGAGGCGGGTATCCGGGTATCACTCTTCATCGACGCTGATTTGAAACAGCTGGATGCTGCCAAGGCATCAGGTGCACCGGTGGTGGAGATCCATACCGGCCACTATGCTGATGCTACCAGTGAAACAGTGCGCCAAGCTGAATTGAAGCGAATTGTCGATGCCGTCGCCTATGGCAAAGGCCTTGGGCTCCAGGTCAATGCAGGGCATGGACTTGATTACCACAATGTGGCTTCAATCGTGGAGATTGAAGGTATCAGAGAGCTGAATATCGGGCACTCCATCGTTTGTCGGGCACTGTTCACCGGATTTGATCAGGCAGTTCGTGAAATGAAAGGGTTGATGAGCCGATAG
- the era gene encoding GTPase Era has product MSKQINHCGYAAIVGRPNVGKSTLLNQILGVRLAITSHKAQTTRHSVLGVNSLEGGQIIYVDTPGIHQRSDNAMNRYLNRTAQSVLTGVDLLIFVVEALRWTEEDEKVLGLIRESEIPAIAVVNKVDLVKQKEALLPYLSKLSSNHEFLEIVPLSAKKGKNLAALEGMVLNALPEADNVYPDDQLTDRPEKFFAAEMIREQITRRYAKELPYAVSVEIERFEEQQGLYRINAVIWVEKPGQKGIIIGKDGQALKEVAVQARKAMQSFFDCKVHLELWVKVKKSWSSDEAALVRLGYGEQ; this is encoded by the coding sequence ATGAGTAAGCAGATAAATCATTGTGGTTATGCTGCGATTGTCGGGCGGCCAAACGTTGGCAAATCCACCCTGTTGAACCAGATCCTCGGTGTCAGGTTGGCAATCACTTCACATAAAGCACAAACCACGAGACATAGTGTTTTAGGAGTCAACAGCCTGGAAGGGGGGCAGATAATCTATGTCGATACCCCGGGCATCCACCAGCGTAGTGATAATGCCATGAATCGCTACCTCAACCGTACGGCCCAATCAGTACTGACGGGTGTTGATCTGCTGATCTTTGTGGTTGAGGCATTGCGCTGGACTGAGGAGGATGAAAAGGTACTCGGTCTGATCAGAGAGAGTGAAATACCAGCGATAGCGGTTGTCAACAAAGTGGATCTGGTTAAACAGAAAGAGGCATTGTTACCCTATCTGTCCAAACTCTCTTCGAATCATGAATTTCTGGAAATAGTTCCCCTATCTGCGAAAAAGGGTAAAAACCTTGCCGCGCTGGAGGGGATGGTATTAAATGCGCTTCCCGAGGCTGATAATGTCTATCCTGACGACCAACTGACCGATCGCCCGGAAAAGTTTTTTGCTGCGGAGATGATCAGGGAGCAGATCACCAGACGCTACGCCAAGGAGTTACCTTATGCTGTTTCCGTGGAGATTGAACGTTTCGAGGAGCAGCAGGGTCTGTATCGGATCAATGCCGTGATCTGGGTGGAAAAGCCCGGTCAAAAAGGCATCATCATTGGCAAAGATGGTCAGGCATTGAAAGAGGTTGCGGTACAGGCCAGAAAAGCGATGCAATCCTTTTTCGACTGTAAGGTTCACCTTGAACTCTGGGTTAAAGTAAAAAAGAGTTGGTCGAGTGACGAGGCGGCGTTGGTCAGACTTGGATATGGTGAGCAGTGA
- a CDS encoding DegQ family serine endoprotease encodes MRDKKFQFIMLAAVAVALMTSLPLMARDLPNFADLAEHNAPSVVNISTRTSSSRKQMSPFNMPELEGLPEGSPLGELMKKFFGNHGYQMPENDVEKRSLGSGFIISEDGYILTNNHVVEEADEILVRMNDRREFVADVIGKDERSDIALIKINADDLPMVEIGDSDGLRVGEWVLAIGSPFGFDHSVTAGIVSAKGRNLPSENYVPFIQTDVAINPGNSGGPLFNMEGEVVGINSQIYSRSGGFMGLSFAIPIEMAMNVADQLKTRGRVTRGWLGVLIQDVTKDLADSFGMDHPRGALIARVLPQSPSEKAGLQVGDVILSFNGTPIHTSSELPPLVGRSNVDKPASLKILRKGKTKMVNVNIGELPSDDQLEIAGNTPPKVSENRLGLMVSSVSEQVQQALRLPSRRGVMVESVTGKAAREAGIQQGDIITMINNMDVEGVEHFNRLVKELPGEKTVALLVHRNTGPIFLALHVPEND; translated from the coding sequence ATGAGAGACAAGAAATTTCAATTTATCATGCTGGCAGCTGTGGCAGTGGCACTGATGACATCACTCCCTCTGATGGCGCGCGATCTGCCCAACTTCGCAGATCTTGCAGAGCATAATGCCCCCTCTGTGGTCAATATCAGCACCAGAACCTCTTCATCCAGAAAACAGATGTCACCCTTCAATATGCCTGAATTGGAGGGCTTACCTGAAGGCAGCCCATTAGGCGAGCTGATGAAAAAGTTTTTTGGCAATCATGGTTATCAGATGCCGGAAAATGATGTGGAAAAGCGCTCTCTCGGATCCGGATTCATCATTTCAGAGGATGGCTATATTCTGACCAACAATCATGTTGTGGAAGAGGCTGACGAAATTCTGGTGCGAATGAACGACCGACGCGAGTTCGTCGCTGATGTGATCGGCAAAGACGAACGCAGCGATATTGCGTTGATCAAAATTAATGCAGATGATCTGCCAATGGTTGAAATCGGTGACTCTGATGGATTGAGAGTCGGTGAGTGGGTATTGGCAATCGGTTCACCTTTCGGCTTTGATCATTCAGTGACCGCCGGTATCGTCAGCGCAAAGGGAAGAAACCTGCCGAGTGAGAACTATGTGCCCTTCATTCAAACCGACGTTGCCATCAATCCCGGCAACTCCGGTGGCCCACTGTTTAACATGGAAGGTGAAGTGGTTGGAATCAACTCCCAGATATACAGCCGCTCAGGGGGATTCATGGGGCTATCTTTCGCTATCCCGATTGAGATGGCGATGAATGTTGCAGACCAGTTAAAGACTCGCGGGCGGGTTACCCGTGGTTGGTTGGGCGTGTTGATTCAGGATGTCACCAAGGATCTTGCCGACAGTTTTGGCATGGATCATCCCCGGGGCGCATTGATTGCCAGGGTTCTGCCCCAGAGTCCATCGGAAAAAGCGGGACTTCAGGTGGGTGATGTGATTCTGTCATTCAATGGAACCCCCATACACACCTCATCAGAGTTACCTCCCCTGGTTGGTCGCAGCAATGTGGATAAGCCCGCATCACTGAAGATTCTGAGGAAGGGAAAAACCAAAATGGTGAATGTCAATATCGGTGAATTACCCTCCGATGATCAGTTGGAAATAGCTGGAAATACCCCTCCCAAGGTATCAGAAAACCGCCTGGGATTGATGGTTTCAAGCGTCAGTGAGCAGGTTCAGCAAGCGTTGCGTCTGCCATCTCGACGGGGTGTCATGGTTGAGTCGGTGACCGGTAAGGCAGCCCGTGAGGCTGGAATCCAGCAGGGCGACATTATTACGATGATCAATAACATGGATGTGGAGGGTGTGGAGCACTTTAACCGTTTGGTCAAAGAGCTGCCCGGGGAGAAAACTGTCGCTTTGCTTGTGCACCGCAACACAGGGCCGATTTTTCTTGCCCTGCATGTACCGGAAAATGATTGA
- a CDS encoding glutaredoxin family protein, with product MIELKFFHRQGCHLCDEMWDELSTVDGLDKIVLLKVDIDRDSDLKAEYGLRIPCLEGPNGISLSEHYLDHSRLLSYLRDV from the coding sequence ATGATTGAGCTGAAATTCTTCCATCGGCAGGGATGCCACCTTTGTGATGAGATGTGGGACGAACTTTCTACCGTGGATGGATTGGATAAAATTGTCCTGTTGAAGGTCGATATCGATCGTGACTCCGATCTCAAAGCGGAGTATGGGCTGAGAATTCCCTGTCTGGAGGGGCCGAATGGTATCTCACTGAGTGAACACTATCTCGATCATTCCAGACTTCTGAGCTATTTGCGCGACGTATGA
- a CDS encoding SoxR reducing system RseC family protein: MIEETAMVVRIEGEYAFVETEKRAACGSCESQGSCSTTVLAGLFKRRYNHLRVLNTVLAKPGEQVVIGLQEQALLKLSMLAYLLPLIFMILAAIAAQYLIGLFNIQSGELPQVIGGLLGLIGGFFLLRLLAHKNRHDPGYQAVILRHADRISVPFV, encoded by the coding sequence ATGATTGAAGAGACCGCAATGGTCGTGCGTATTGAAGGTGAGTACGCATTTGTCGAGACGGAGAAGCGTGCCGCCTGTGGATCCTGCGAGAGCCAGGGAAGCTGCAGTACCACCGTTCTTGCCGGTTTGTTCAAACGTCGCTATAACCACCTGAGGGTACTGAATACCGTATTGGCGAAACCCGGTGAGCAGGTGGTTATCGGTTTGCAGGAACAGGCTCTGTTGAAACTCTCCATGCTTGCCTATCTGCTTCCATTGATCTTCATGATTCTGGCTGCCATCGCAGCTCAATATCTGATTGGTTTGTTTAACATCCAGTCAGGGGAACTCCCGCAAGTTATCGGTGGTCTATTGGGGCTGATTGGCGGGTTTTTTCTGTTGAGACTACTTGCACATAAAAATCGACATGACCCAGGTTATCAGGCGGTGATACTGCGCCATGCAGATAGAATCTCTGTGCCTTTTGTCTGA